From a single Aspergillus puulaauensis MK2 DNA, chromosome 2, nearly complete sequence genomic region:
- the RSC9 gene encoding putative chromatin remodeling complex subunit (Rsc9) (BUSCO:EOG09260WUA;~COG:S;~EggNog:ENOG410PM7M;~InterPro:IPR003150;~go_function: GO:0003677 - DNA binding [Evidence IEA];~go_process: GO:0006355 - regulation of transcription, DNA-templated [Evidence IEA]): MSAQTPRTSLRQGLRQAPKVNQPFIPDTAPVRRSQMHGNQSPQPTTMSFTHSMSPANPDSPHISSENWEGKEYRVPMSTRDVWTPGNRPSLFSGSLERAKAARQADFYDPYFPLRFIEVPKSDHIYKRAHYGLQSGIPDEVDFALYHLVQISNQRGDKFKFEGFPLLAENLMEKAIEISVLCTGVKWELQYDFRQDTDRVNVLNALHGTRDVLDRIKKIPVTIPDDSLETYEFNHRLRNVKEATLILRNMVLLKDNALYITSSALGLLRDFLVVMINIPDQPRLNELKNDALDIAEEVTKLMRTDPEDPLWISLLNCLDSPDRAHVVRALWALTHFSTELDDSEANRAMESIPRESLQQLYLLTLMDMDKDVLSGALDFWYQYTLSRENIETMMDVFNFRTIFIPRMIALLTHEGRPSKRETVLQEEKVAPPPAEIPRVPPELLKDLMELSEPERSSRWLRCCFVEDAECEITQIALWQAYQSRFADPRVPGGGVLPAAEFIKNVSTTFTNAQAQVINGPGSSTRFIIKGIRPLESAYTFQGFPYIYCKWQDNTKPAKTCQRAFTSPIDLRNHVFLDHMDLKPTETPQQYNLDNAETPVHTCLWDNCTKFRSSGPSTNTAMVAGHVSSHLPEDRPADTEAPSSKRAVLQERIVRKWFYMDTPVSERGEPVGVAYKAALVMRNLARNLPNGIAPGFNGLSWKKVSFLSHRPKIIEVWDRNRSLRKELTELIMILEKEEYY; this comes from the exons ATGAGTGCTCAAACTCCTCGTACCTCCCTACGAC AGGGTCTGCGACAAGCCCCCAAGGTTAACCAACCCTTCATCCCTGACACCGCGCCAGTACGCCGCTCACAAATGCATGGAAACCAATCTccacaaccaacaaccatgTCCTTTACACATTCGATGTCTCCTGCGAATCCAGACAGCCCTCATATTTCGAGCGAAAATTGGGAGGGGAAAGAGTATAGAGTCCCCATGTCCACGCGCGATGTGTGGACTCCTGGAAACCGACCAAGTTTATTCAGCGGGTCTCTGGAAAGGGCCAAGGCAGCGCGACAGGCGGACTTCTATGATCCTTATTTCCCTCTTAGATTTATCGAAGTCCCAAAGT CGGACCATATCTACAAACGTGCTCACTATGGCTTACAATCAGGAATTCCGGACGAAGTCGATTTTGCCCTATATCATCTTGTTCAAATATCGAACCAGCGAGGGGATAAATTCAAATTTGAGGGCTTTCCTTTGCTTGCGGAGAACTTGATGGAAAAAGCCATCGAGATCTCAGTCCTCTGCACTGGAGTCAAATGGGAACTTCAGTATGATTTTCGGCAAGACACAGATCGCGTTAATGTCCTCAACGCACTACATGGCACTCGCGACGTTCTAGACAGGATCAAAAAGATTCCAGTTACAATACCTGATGACTCATTGGAGACGTATGAATTCAATCATCGCCTCCGAAATGTCAAAGAAGCGACCCTCATCCTCAGAAACATGGTCCTTCTAAAAGACAATGCACTATACATCACGAGCTCCGCCCTCGGGCTGTTAAGAGACTTCCTAGTGGTCATGATTAACATTCCAGATCAGCCACGGCTGAACGAACTCAAGAACGACGCTCTTGATATAGCGGAGGAAGTGACCAAGCTCATGAGAACTGACCCCGAGGACCCCCTGTGGATATCGTTGCTTAACTGCCTCGATTCTCCCGACCGAGCCCATGTCGTTCGTGCGCTTTGGGCCCTGACACATTTCTCTACCGAGTTAGATGATTCAGAAGCAAATCGCGCAATGGAAAGTATACCGAGAGAGTCCTTACAGCAGTTGTACTTACTCACAttgatggacatggacaaGGATGTTCTGAGTGGTGCACTTGACTTCTGGTATCAATACACCCTTTCCCGTGAGAACATCGAGACTATGATGGACGTCTTCAACTTCCGGACTATATTTATCCCCCGAATGATTGCACTATTAACGCACGAGGGACGGCCGAGCAAGAGAGAAACGGTCctgcaggaggagaaggtggcACCACCCCCAGCCGAAATCCCACGCGTTCCTCCAGAACTACTGAAAGATCTGATGGAACTGTCTGAGCCAGAGCGTAGCTCACGTTGGCTGCGCTGCTGTTTCGTTGAGGACGCGGAGTGCGAGATTACGCAGATAGCGCTCTGGCAGGCGTACCAAAGCCGCTTTGCTGACCCTCGGGTTCCTGGCGGTGGCGTTCTCCCTGCCGCAGAGTTCATCAAAAATGTCAGCACTACATTTACGAATGCTCAAGCGCAGGTAATCAATGGGCCTGGTTCATCAACGAGGTTCATAATTAAAGGAATCCGACCTTTGGAAAGTGCATATACATTCCAAGGATTCCCTTACATCTATTGCAAATGGCAAGATAATACAAAACCCGCGAAGACATGCCAACGCGCGTTCACCTCGCCGATCGACCTTCGCAACCATGTCTTCTTGGACCATATGGACTTGAAGCCAACCGAAACACCCCAGCAGTATAACCTGGACAATGCTGAAACGCCGGTTCACACTTGTTTGTGGGATAACTGCACCAAATTCCGCTCTTCTGGCCCCAGCACAAACACTGCTATGGTCGCAGGCCATGTctcttctcatcttcctgAGGACCGGCCTGCAGACACCGAAGCTCCCAGCTCTAAGCGCGCTGTGCTCCAGGAACGCATTGTGCGGAAGTGGTTCTACATGGATACACCTGTCAGTGAGCGTGGAGAGCCTGTTGGTGTCGCATACAAGGCTGCTCTTGTAATGCGCAACCTGGCACGTAATCTACCTAATGGTATTGCCCCAGGCTTCAACGGGCTTTCTTGGAAGAAGGTTTCTTTCCTCAGCCACCGTCCCAAGATCATTGAAGTATGGGACCGCAACAGGTCGCTGCGTAAGGAACTTACCGAATTGATCATGATcttagagaaggaggaataCTATTGA
- a CDS encoding uncharacterized protein (COG:S;~EggNog:ENOG410PY05;~InterPro:IPR004354;~go_process: GO:0007131 - reciprocal meiotic recombination [Evidence IEA]), translated as MYHSSQSQQTPGHATLARFQLAKFSYATTSINHRGPITWSHVFGNGDIIGDFEKYVIFSSKKVLFSVRNNQETLEQVAITDLMKDFEDQTRSMKDNSKPSFAVVVKLPCLAVKYPQSPGFVRRFQIKFSSDRDFYSALAILSEINCPFSESNVSSVRPMSRPVSSLSTLGRINTSLGLQSDQSTITRTPTSSASIFPSYRPTSSSSVFTDAPQAVPSSSSSSTALGSTSRAFSTLSSSYGSPFDPMFSAGDAPLASPHPEPGEFKPPSTPTGHHDLDLPPKRVLPFSTSVAKRSRLASNAPDNASPEISKAATETPSKTSTSRKGGGSRATKGKQTKIQSRKGKASSAGTTSPPPTASSATVSNLQNQEPTSAAITATLSTHENPVANKPPLLPTQADLANYISNSTKERTAALENWICGHLEDDNFLQLCVDVEGVWTRFAVGK; from the exons ATGTATCACTCTTCCCAGTCTCAGCAAACTCCAGGGCATGCGACACTGGCTCGTTTCCAACTTGCCAAGTTCTCATATGCCACCACCTCTATCAATCATAGAGGGCCAATTACTTGGAGTCATGTCTTCGGGAATGGCGATATCATCGGAGACTTTGAGAAATATGTAATTTTCTCGTCTAAAAAAGTACTGTTCAGTGTTCGTAATAACCAGGAGACATTG GAACAAGTAGCTATAACAGACCTCATGAAGGATTTCGAAGACCAGACTCGCTCGATGAAAGATAACTCAAAACCAAGTTTTGCGGTGGTCGTGAAACTTCCTTGTCTCGCTGTCAAATATCCCCAAAGTCCCGGATTC GTGCGGCGCTTTCAAATCAAGTTTTCCTCTGACCGAGACTTCTACTCAGCGCTAGCGATCCTAAGCGAAATCAATTGCCCTTTCTCTGAATCGAATGTCAGTTCTGTCCGGCCGATGAGCAGGCCGGTTTCATCACTTTCAACCCTGGGGCGCATCAACACTAGCTTAGGCCTACAAAGTGACCAGTCAACCATAACTAGAACGCCCACTTCAAGTGCAAGTATTTTTCCATCCTACAGGCCAACCTCTTCCTCTAGCGTCTTCACCGACGCTCCACAAG CCgtgccatcctcatcttcaagcTCTACAGCTCTAGGCAGCACAAGTCGTGCATTCAGCACGCTGAGTAGCAGCTATGGGTCACCGTTCGATCCCATGTTCTCGGCAGGAGACGCACCTCTAGCCAGCCCTCACCCAGAGCCAGGCGAGTTCAAGCCGCCAAGCACACCCACAGGCCACCATGACCTAGATCTACCCCCTAAGAGAGTGCTGCCTTTTTCTACTTCGGTGGCGAAAAGAAGTCGGCTAGCTTCAAACGCACCAGATAATGCCTCTCCCGAAATATCTAAAGCCG CCACGGAGACCCCATCCAAAACTTCAACCTCGagaaaaggaggaggatCGCGAGCCACAAAAGGCAAACAAACGAAAATCCAAAGTAGAAAAGGCAAAGCATCTTCTGCCGGCACAAcatcaccgccgccaacaGCATCTTCGGCAACCGTCTCAAACCTCCAAAACCAGGAACCTACTTCAGCAGCAATAACAGCAACACTCTCTACGCACGAGAACCCAGTCGCAAATAAACCGCCGCTCCTTCCCACACAGGCAGACTTGGCCAACTACATTTCCAATTCTACCAAGGAGCGAACCGCAGCCCTTGAAAACTGGATCTGTGGGCATCTCGAAGACGACAACTTTCTACAACTTTGTGTAGATGTCGAGGGGGTCTGGACGCGGTTTGCGGTaggaaaataa